Proteins from a genomic interval of Papaver somniferum cultivar HN1 chromosome 4, ASM357369v1, whole genome shotgun sequence:
- the LOC113273490 gene encoding F-box/kelch-repeat protein At3g06240-like → MAIIPEVSNKKSKEMTILPEEIKTDILSRLPVKSLMRFKSVCKPWRCLFRDPGFAKMHREHATRNGTSTFLMLHYRFTRFAMDAFYSIDHTSLSIQLLSPLRDEALHDSTAMHYPLIPPNHLEVLGSCNGLVCLRTSVPGDEDAICLWNPSTREYKNLPASPNRFRSSNVDMDIVVCGLGYDDENNDFKVVRLAEINSTDDSFDDSGDWSEMEVHTIRPGSDHEVEASIKRSQSVFEIYSLRSDAWKKCQTVPYYFPGYLKPGVIVNGALHWWAMKRHGDGDEVILSFDFNEEVFKEVAILEGPMIHKEVSDTDYENNSVGVLGGCLCLLHKTFDKVDVWIMQEYGVKESWTKRFTITEESIVDTIALRVICDFQNGAILFSTDDSLVYYDPSPERGTRKLRILGTDDLEGAEKCISSIVSLNSGTYC, encoded by the coding sequence ATGGCAATTATTCCAGAAGTATCCAACAAGAAGTCCAAAGAGATGACAATTCTTCCAGAAGAAATAAAGACAGATATCTTATCCAGATTACCGGTGAAAAGTCTCATGCGATTTAAGTCGGTCTGCAAACCTTGGCGCTGTCTTTTCCGTGACCCTGGTTTTGCGAAAATGCATAGAGAACATGCTACTAGAAATGGAACATCAACCTTTCTGATGCTTCATTACAGGTTTACAAGATTTGCAATGGATGCATTCTACTCAATAGATCATACTTCATTATCTATACAATTATTATCACCATTGAGGGATGAAGCCCTACATGATTCAACTGCGATGCATTACCCGTTAATACCTCCAAATCATCTTGAAGTTTTGGGATCTTGCAATGGCTTAGTGTGCTTACGCACTAGCGTGCCTGGTGATGAGGATGCCATTTGCCTTTGGAATCCATCAACCCGGGAATACAAGAATTTACCTGCTTCCCCGAATCGTTTCAGGAGCAGTAATGTGGACATGGATATTGTGGTGTGTGGGCTTGGTTACGACGATGAAAATAATGATTTCAAAGTGGTACGTCTTGCCGAAATTAATTCTACTGATGATAGTTTTGATGATTCCGGTGATTGGTCTGAAATGGAGGTCCATACGATCAGACCAGGTTCTGATCATGAAGTTGAGGCCTCAATAAAAAGATCACAATCTGTTTTTGAGATCTATTCATTAAGATCTGATGCTTGGAAAAAATGTCAAACAGTTCCATATTATTTTCCTGGTTATTTGAAACCTGGGGTGATTGTGAATGGAGCTCTTCACTGGTGGGCTATGAAACGACATGGTGATGGCGACGAAGTCATACTCTCTTTCGATTTTAACGAAGAGGTATTCAAGGAAGTTGCAATACTAGAAGGACCTATGATACATAAGGAAGTTTCTGACACCGACTATGAAAACAATAGCGTGGGAGTGTTAGGAGGGTGCTTGTGTTTACTTCACAAGACCTTCGATAAAGTTGACGTGTGGATTATGCAGGAGTATGGAGTGAAAGAATCATGGACGAAACGCTTCACAATTACGGAAGAGTCTATTGTCGACACCATTGCATTGAGGGTGATATGCGACTTTCAGAATGGTGCCATTCTATTTAGTACTGATGACTCCTTGGTTTACTATGACCCGAGTCCTGAGAGAGGCACTAggaaattgagaattcttggtacTGATGATTTAGAGGGTGCCGAAAAATGTATATCAAGCATAGTATCCCTTAACTCCGGTACTTATTGTTAG